TATCAACATCACTGTTAGACTATTtgaaattaaatttatttatCTCACTTTTTCATGAACATCTATTTTTATGAGATTAAATTTTATACAGCGTCATTTTAAATAATGGCCATTCAAAAATATTTACAAGTTATCCTCCTGATGGTATAGATAAAATTGTTTACACTATGGATAGTAAAACTTTATTTTTAGACCTGATAATATAAAAATTCTTATGTTTAGGATATACCTTAGGGCCTCTTGGACCATTTCTCCATAGTGGTGTAGAAGTGGTGTCACAGTTAGCACAGCGGCGAGCAACAAGGGGGTCAGAAGAGTTTGTATTGCCATTGTTACCCCCGCGAGTGGACTTGTGAGCGGAAGGAGTAGTGTGTTGTTTGGGGTGAAGAATATCCCAGAAGTTGGACATGCAGTTAGACGAGGAGCGACGTTCGTTAGAGTAATGACCTCTTTTCTCATTGTCATTGGTAAGGCGAGTGGAAGGAGTCCCTAAGGAAAGAGTACAATCcacagatgaagaagaagatgGAGCAAAAGAGTACATGTTTTCCGAATATTCATGATCAAATGTAGTGTTATGGGAGAAGAGCATTGAGAATGCAGATGTAGTAGTAGTATTAGTGCCACTTTGGCTGTGAAACAGACCACATGAACATGGACCCACCATACTCCCATGACAACTGCTACTACAACGATGCATCATTTTTTCTTCTACTTCCTCGAAGTAAAGGTAGCAAATTAACGAGGTGTTTATAGAACACAAGTGTATAGGGAGTGGGGGAAAGCGATGGGGGGTAAGAGGGAATTGTAAGTTGAAAGGGAAATGTAAGTAATAATACAAGGTTTGAATTGAAGAGGAACTTAATTAGGGAGAGAGAGCCAACTAGCTTTGGGGTTTGTAGTATTGTCTGTTAGCTAGCTCTTTTTATAAGCTAAGAAAATGGCGAAATACTAGTCAGCAGGTGCAGGGGAGTCCACGTTGATCGTCAAACTTCTGGTACAACGTTTTTTTGGATTCTTTGTTTGCAGATTAAATGCAGAGGTAGGGACCAGATTCATGTGTTATTTAGAGTGCTACCTAAAAACAGAAATTAACAGAGAGAAGAGCAAAACAATAGGGGAGCTATTGATGCAAGTATGGGTTTGATAAGCAAGTGCCAAGTGGTCTCTATATATAGCAATACCTGAGTTATACTGCTAGTTTCTGTGTTAGTAGTAGAGAACTTTTTGTAATTTGAATATTTTTATACTCCCTATGTATAATGGTAGAGTATATACTTATAGTAGTAAGAGTACGTAGGAGAGAAAGGAAATGGTCATAAGGGTAGTCAAAAGAGAACCCACGTGACAAGAGGGAACAGTCTTCCATGGATCTGCCTTCTCCGATCACGAGGCGACCAGTCTCAACTCTCAACTCAACAACCAATGTATTAACTTGCTGTCCGTATCCTCTCCCCCACCTTTCTGCACTGTCGCTGCCACCCCAAGGATACTGGAAATTAATTTTAATGAACCCCATTTTAGCCTTGAGTTCAACTTATATGCATAATCAGTAGAATAAGAATTTTTTACTATCTTCAGGTCACCTTCACTTGAAGTAGCGTTTTTTTTTCTTATCAAAATGACCatctaatattttgaaaaaacttTGTAGATATTCTTTTAGTCCCTATTTACAATCCTTTTCCTCTTTCCTTAgataattactccctccgtctcataataagtgtcatcatagtcaaaaaaaattatcccataataagtgtcactttaggaaAGCAAGATATAAATTGACTAGCttttttcaattctacccttagacaataaagtaacatctaaatgatgattgaaaaagccACATAATAACTCggtattgttggattctcaatgtcaaaatgtttacttcttgtgcatgcttTAATCAAAAGATAAAAGCAatctatttttattatataggggtaatttggtaaactttacattgcattattggtttcttaatacgCGTGTTTTTTAcgaagatgacacttattatgggacggaaaAAGTAGGTGAATAGCTATTTGATCTGCTTTGGAATCATTTACTAAGTACCAAGTAGACATACACATTTTGATTATCTCGATTAAGTAACGCAAAAATCACTCTTTCTGTCATCAATTAATATGAGTAGTCTGACCATAAGAAATAATTAAAGCTCTAATAACTCTTATTCATATGAATACTATAATCATGCAGTGAGGGTTAACTGGCTAGGTCCACAGCTAGCTTTGTTGATTTACCTTTGCATAGATAATAGTAAATCTGGTATTAGAGTATATTGTTTACCACTCCAAATCTTGAATCTGAAATTTTTGGAAGTTCCATATAGACGTGTATCAAATGCAAGTCAGCAGACTTGAATTAAGGTTGAGGCAGTTGGTAGTCGTGTTTATAATGATCAAGCAAACGTAACAAAGACCACACCTTATTAGTTGCAATAGGCAGTCAAATCCATCGCATAGACCATCAATTTAAGAGTAATGAATTGAAAGTGATTGATACTGGAGAGTAAGTTGCTAAATACAGATATACACCACTCCTTTCTTCATCTAGGGTGCAGAATACAACAACAAGCAGTTTCAGGCATCGTGCAACATCACTAGGAAAATTGGCCGTACCCTGTATTCACGTGAACTGATTGAGAGTCTATCCATGTTTTAGGTAATCTTGGTCTTCTTGTCATCATGATTATTAGTATCTGTCAACCTCCCTTCACTTATTCTTCTCAATTCAAGTTCAACATTGATTTAATTtaacaaaaatcataattttctagatTTGCTTCTAAAATGAAGAATAATGTGTAGATAACACAAAAAGGAAACTAAATTAAACAAAAAGCATAGTAGAGTAGGAGGAGGCATAGATTTGGTGGCCAGTAGACAAAAAAGACAGAAAGAGAAAAAAGGGGTGGGGAAGgaataggaatcatgaaaatGAGATACTCTGCAATCATCAAAGCAACAAATGTTCCTTCAGGACATAGAGAGCAATCTTTGACTCAAAAATGCAAACTTAGTATAGCTAAAAAGTACCCTCAGAATTTAATAATTAttctgaaaagaaaaaggaaaatggaACTAGATTTGGTGTGTTAAATTAGGAAGAAAAGACGAGAGGGGGCCACCACGAGGAACACAAACTCATGATGAAATAAGATGGGGTCCAAAATCGAAACAGAACAAAACTCCTCTGGAATATCGATGAGATTTTGATTAAAAGATTCAAAGTCCAAAGAGcaaagagagagggagagaatcAGATCATCTTGAGATTGGTGTCACCCTTAGTTCGACAAACGGGGAAGACCAGAGACCAGACCAGACCCTCCGCTTTCCAAAAGATGCTCTATCAATCCACCCACACCCCCAAAAAATAACACCCCACCAATTTTTTTCGATTTACACAATTTTCATTACTCTAATCTCTACACTGCAAACGTTCCCCACGACCCAACCCTACCCCCAACACATTCTTTGGTTATTAATTACATTCATTTAACTAGTGGAAATATGCATTATTTAGGTTTCTGTAAGTTGAACTTATCTTTCGTTTATGCATCTTCATACCTGAAAAATACGTTGTACTATATAGATTTAATAATTCGCAATTGTTTAACTAATTTCAACAATTCTCACTCGTATttaaagtattttatgataatgACAAGGCTAGTTAAAGTTGTACGCCCGTCTCTGGCACGTCCAGTTAGTTTCTTCACCCTTAATTCATCTGTGTTTGGTATGACGAGAAAATTAGACAGCAAATGACCACTTTCCGCTTAAAATCACCTACCAtgagttaaagttttatggactAGGAATATTTGCAGAGTCAGGTCATGTAAAAGAAAATTGCAATTGCAAGTAAGTAACTTTATTCAATAAGTATTGATTGGTAACCTAAGATAAATGTAAGTAACTTACTATGCCATTAGTGTAAAAATCCATTACACCATCAGAAAAATTTAAGTTTTATGCATTAATTAGCATAATTTAATCCATAAAACTTAGTACATTATTTGAGTAATCTTTTAATTGTTTTGATCTTGATAGGGACTTAGTAGCTCAATTGGTTGGGTATCTGAacttcaccttgttggtgagggttctaatcccacattgtaatcccctcccccatttcccctacccctatgtaataaaaaaaaaaaaaaaaaaaaaaaacttgatcgTGTAAATATTTTTTAGTATATATCATTAATACACAAAACGTAAACTAATAAATTAATTTGAAATTAAAAGTGGAAATGTGGTGAGCTAGTTATACGAGTAGTGATGATCAGTAATGACAGATGCCAGGCTCTAGAAGAGGGGAATGGCAATAAAGAAGCAGTGATCTCAAATGCCAACAAATATTCTGGCAATAAATGCGACCTCTGGTTTATACTCTTTTTAATGAAACTCTAGGATTTGCCTAATCATGGAAACCAAACCCCCACGAATGCCCACTACCATTTAATTTTCACATCCTTTAAGGGTGACAAATACACTCACGCTTCCCTCATTATAtaagatgatgataatgatgatgtttaCGTGGCTTGTTGGATTTTGTGGGCCCTGGCCTAACTCTGGGAACAATTTTCCAAATATATTGCCTGTGATTATAATCATATCTCATCTGCTTTGCTGCTTAATACACTAACCCAAAAAAGTGTTAATCATTACCCATTAATTCACGTGCCACGCGGCCCTTTACATGCACTTATCCAACTGTCCATGCATGCATGCAAATGCAAATTAGGTAAGCAAGCGGACATAATATCATTGCTATTCTAACATAGTAAAAGAAATTAACACTATCAAATCACTTATGAAATTATTTTCGATATTTTTTGTGATAATTTTAATAGATCAAATAAAATCATAATTAGTTTAATATGACAagttaaaaattacataaatagtATAAGAAATTATAATATAAGTGTATTTAACTCAATATGTATCGCTGCACTTCACTATTACTATACTTATTTGCGATATTAATAAATTCCAACTTAATATAGATATGTCTTTTTAAATTTCTCAATAATTATAGTGATATAAGTTTTAGTTGTAATTGTGGTATCGAGCAGGCTTGCGCAGCTGCACACACCTCGACTAATTCTACGCGATACATGTTACTTTCCACAACACAAATGTTGAATAACTTTATCCACTAAGGTTGgacaaattgaaaaaaaaaacaatataatTGTGTCTTCACTGAAATTTGAATCTAAGATCTCATGATTTTCAATTACCTTAATTGACCGCTTTTGCCAAATCTAAAGAGATACTACAAGCCCTCCGTCCCAAATTCCATCGCTGCAGTCATCTGGTTCATCGGTAATACTAAAAGTTTCATGTTTACGTTGTTGTTCTTGATGATTTGATTATTTTGAACCAGGAGGATCCAGTCATGCTTTCCATTCCAATCATCGTATTGGACTTACGCAACAGGCTAGATCAGACCCTTTGATGCGATATAACAAATGAATTCTCATTGTCCGTATTTGTATTTGGCATAGTTTAAATCCAAAATTCAAATGAATTAAACACTTTTTAGGTGAAAAGATACTGTATTGAACTTATAAAAAGAGTAAAAATAAAGAAGTCATTCCTCAAAAGTCACAAGATACAACTGGAATGAATCTCACTTCGTCAGTCTCTATGCAGTCTCTTCTTTAAGCTTTCAGTGGGTATAATTAGAGTAAGCTTGGTATTGGTCTATCTATAGATCATAGATGGAGTAAAGCAAAAGAAAATGATGGAACACATTAAAAAGGAAGATAGAGCAACCATTGATCTATAAGCCGTTGTATGAAAAAAGTTTTAAGTTTATACTTTATAGTCAAAAAA
Above is a genomic segment from Lycium barbarum isolate Lr01 chromosome 12, ASM1917538v2, whole genome shotgun sequence containing:
- the LOC132622330 gene encoding GATA transcription factor 19; the encoded protein is MMHRCSSSCHGSMVGPCSCGLFHSQSGTNTTTTSAFSMLFSHNTTFDHEYSENMYSFAPSSSSSVDCTLSLGTPSTRLTNDNEKRGHYSNERRSSSNCMSNFWDILHPKQHTTPSAHKSTRGGNNGNTNSSDPLVARRCANCDTTSTPLWRNGPRGPKSLCNACGIRFKKEERRASAAAATANGGGMETHQHVINTTTTSWVHHQPQKMPCYSSAAYGNEFRFIEDDDHRDSDATGIPFLPWRLNVADRPSLVHDFTR